Below is a window of Mus caroli chromosome 2, CAROLI_EIJ_v1.1, whole genome shotgun sequence DNA.
agacctTGGATTACTGCAGAGGGCTGGCGGTGTGGCTTGCTTTGTTGGTAGAGTGCCTGGCTGGCACACAGAAAGCTCTGGCTTCCATCCCCCAGTCTGCATACACTGGGTGTGGTTGGGTAATCCTGTAGTGTCAGCACTTGACTACAGAACaagcttgaggtcagccaggACCCAGGAGActctctcaaaaaccaaaacaccgtCTTGCCAAACTAAATAGCCCAGCACTTGTCATGACCCGATGACCTGAGCTGTCCTCAAATCTCATGatggaagaggaaaacagaatcCTGAAATGTTTCCTCTAACCTCCATTTGTAAACTATGGCATCAGACTCGGGTGTGTGtccaaacacaacaacaacacacagagagagagagagagagagagagagagagagagagagagagagagagaacccaaaacaaaaacaacaacaaaaaaaagaattaaagaattgaAGAGACTGGGCATGGTgttacattcctttaatcctacCGTTCAGGAGGCTGTGTCAGATTGTGAATTAGAGGCCATCATGGGCTACACGGTGAGACTGTCTCGAGGGACAAAACCAGAAAGGGATCCGAGAGCATCAGGAACCACCTGTTTCTGATGCAGTGCACTCCAGTGTGTGTGCGACACCTAGACACCCTGAGCACCAAAGCAGGGCATCCCTGAGCAAACAGTGACCTTAGCCTAGGGACTTCTAACCAGAGCACGGGAGCATCTGAGATCCTGTCTGCCTGAGTCACAGGAAGGAGGCTGACTTGAGGTTACATGAGTCCCAGTCCAGCAAACTCGTCATTTTTGCTACTGAGGCTGTCTGAAGACCCATCCTTTGGTCTGGTTTGAACGAGCTTGGCCAGTAATGTATCCAGAGTGGCACATAGTTCCTAGCTGGCTCTCAGAAGGCTCAGACGCCCAAAAGAGGGGTCTGGGTTTCAGGTCACTCCTGGCTTTCCTAAGGCTTTCCCAACAACTAACTCCCTAGGGGCTGGGCATTTCCCAGAGCAGTAACATGGTGGCAGCCCCAGACATTGAAActcatttctgtctttttccccccATGCTGCCTTGGGCCTGGGTCATTTCAGAGGAGCCTCAGGTAAGGTAAGGTCAGCTCTGCAGCTTCCTCCTAGCCAGTCTCAGAAGAGGTGAGGTGGAAGAGCAGAGCCCGGAGTATGgacgggagggagggaagagaccCACGGAGGTTTTACATCAGCCCTGACATCCACCCTTCCTACAGCTCTACACCCTCGCCGTGATGGGCCCAGGGCCACCAGATCGCCAGCCAGCCCAGATCTCTCGCCGATACTCGGACTTTGAGCGGCTGCACAGAAACCTGCAGCGGCAATTCCGGGGCCCCATGTCTGCCATCGCCTTTCCCCGTAAGCGCCTGCGCCGGAACTTTACTGCAGAAACCATTGCCCGTCGCAGCAGGGCCTTTGAACAGTTTTTGGGCCACCTGCAGGCAGTGCCAGAGCTACGCCAAGCTCCGGACCTGCAGGACTTCTTTGTGCTGCCAGAGTTGCGGCGGGCACAGAGCCTCACCTGCACTGGTCTTTATCGTGAGGCTCTGGCATTGTGGGCCAACGCCTGGCAGCTGCAGACCCAGTTGGGCACCCCTTCTGGCCCAGACCGTCCCCTGTTGACTCTGGCTGGGCTGGCCGTGTGCCATCAGGAGCTGGAGGATCCCGGCGAAGCCCGAGCCTGCAGTGAGAAGGCCCTGCAGCTGCTGGGGGACAAGAGACCCCATCCTTTCCTGGCACCCTTTCTTGAGGCCCATGTCCGGCTCTCCTGGCGCCTGGGCCTGGACAAACGGCAGTCGGAGGCCCAGCTTCAGGCACTACAGGAAGCAGGCCTTACCTCTACCCCACCGCCCAGCCTCAAGGAGCTGCTCATCAAAGAGGTGCTGGACTAACTTCCTCCTGTCTTAAGGCCATGCCTAGGAGACAGGCTGCCCCAGGTTAGGGGACAGGGGCTGAGGACACAGCAACTGGGAGCCCCAATAGTAGTTCCAGAAAGAGTCTGCAGTAGACTGAGAGGAACTTTATTATGCCAGACAGGACCCCGAGCAGGCTTTGGCTGGGGTTACCCTAGGATGACACCAGGAGGAAGCCTTGGCACAGGCTCTTCAGCCTACCACAGCTGGAGGCTGTGGCCAAGGTCAGAATCAGTATGTCTCTGTTTCCATGGGCCTCTAAACCAGTGAAACAGTTTGGTGAGGGGCTGGGGACTGCGACTGTAGTCCTGAAGTCAGAGGCATGGGGAGGGCTGTAGTTCTATTAAAGGTCAGCTACTCCAGTGTTAGCAATCTCTTTATTGTATGTAAGAGGCAGGAAGCCCAGCTCTCAACTGTGACCCCTGCCTCAGAAATGGCAGTGCAAAGTCCTTTTAGCCCCAGGCCGAGCCAGGCATCCTTGACTATAGCTTACTCTTTGACACCTGAGGCTTCAATCGGATCACACCCTCCTGGGCACAGGTCACAGCAAGGACCCCATCCCGACGCCACAGCCGCCCATGCACCAGCCCTCGAGAGCCACCTGTAAGCAAGGAGAAGGTGAGATGGCCCCTGCTTCAGCACAAGCGTGCTTTGCCTGCAAAGGACCTGACACAGGGCAGAGCTGCCCCCATACAACCGCACACTGGAACATCATGATTCCAAAGTGCCAAGTGCCCCTGTGTGAGCCTATTATAGtcgctgggggttggggggatccCCACACCCCAGCACCACTTGATGGTTTAAAAGCACTTTCACGTAGTATCTGCTCACTTCTCAAAAAGATCACAGAGGGGCTCTGACAAGTCTCCAAAGGCTTGGCCAAGCAGACTGCCACATCTCTGGCCACTTGTCAGAATcccattctttcctttctgacaCAGGAAGCCAAGTCCTCCCAGCTGGTAATTCACCCACACCACCACAACGGGGAGGGTGCACCTGAGAGGATCTAGAGCCCTCAAAGTGTGTGGCCTCCTTTCTCTATCTTTCCCTTGGTGGCTCTGAGCCTGGTCCAGTTATCCTCAGGAGGCTAACTTCAGGTGACACAGCAGAGCCCACTGAGGTCTGCTTTAGCCACAGGGTGTGAGCGTCACTCCCTGTCCTGTTTTCCAGACAATGATACTAAAGTACAACTAGGCTCAGGAACTCGGCCCGGAGGATCAGGCCAAAGCTGACCGAGTGTCCTAACTTCAAGGTCATGAATCCTGTGCAGCGATGGTGTCCGTACTCCATCCTGACGATAAGGAGCTGCTTAAGTTTCATCCGTTTATAAAGCAaagcttttcttcctttgaagtgTACTTCATTATAAAAGAAGCCAGGTTCTAACAGGAGACTTTGTGGAGTCTGGGTTTCTCTCTGTCCCCTACAAGGAGCATCTAGAAGTGGTGCCCCTACAGACCACAGTGCCCTGCCCCACTGTGCTAACTCACAGAATCACTCAGGGAGCTCCTTAGAAATACAGTTtatagccaggtggtggcagtgcacacatttaatctcaacactcaagatgcagaggcagatggatccctgtaagttcaaggccagcctggtctacagaagcaGGTTCCAAgcaagccagagctacagagaaaacctatcttgaaaaaccaaagtcATGCTGGGcagtgtttaatcccagcactcgggaggcaagggcaggtggatttctgagctcgaggtcaacctggtctacagagtgagttcaggacagccagggctacacagaaaccctgtctcaaaaaaagaccaaaaaactgccaggtgtggtggtgcatgcctttaatcccaacacctgagtttgaggccagcctggtctacaaagtgagttccaggacagccagggctatacagagacagagaaaccctgtctcaaacccccccccaaaaaaaagccaaaaacccaGTTTTCTGAGGCTGTAACTCAGTTAacagggtgcttgcctagcatacaagGTGCTTGGATTTGATCCCcgcactcaggaggaggcaggaggatcaggtagCAGCAATCACCTTCAGttacagagtgagctcaaggCTAACCTAAGATACACGAGACTGTCTAAAAAAAGGCCAGGCACTTTGCTTGACCTGCTCCAGGACCTGCGGGGACACAATGCAATCTGCTTAGAAACAGCTCCCTCTAGTGGCAGTCTGGTGGCTTATGGGGTTTAGATGGTACAGTCTAACATAAGCCTATTTATTCAGATGAAAAAAACCGAGAAGCAGGAATACAGtggctcccagcacttgggacgtgGAGCCAGGAGGAGCATGAATTCAAGGCTGGACTCCACTCCATACAGAGCTCACGACCAGCAAGGGCACATGAGACTCTGGTtggtttcaaaaaacaaaaccagaaaaagctTCAAAACGGATTTGCCCAAGTTCACATGGGGATCTAAAGGTGTCTGGCCACCTGTACTGGTCGCAGATAAAGTCAATCGTTCCTGGATGTTCCTAAATTTTTGAGGACTGTACAAATACCAAGAGGGGCCGCAGTGCAAGAAGCCTGTGCAGCAGCCCCAGGAAGTGGCGAGAGGCAGCATCATCCAAAAACCAAGCAGGTTCCCTCCCATCACACGGACACGGACCCGGGGCCCACACTCACCAGCCCAGGGGCTCTCACACTCGTACAGCATCCAGTGGTCGGCTCGGAATGGGGCGTGAAACCACATGGAGTGGTCCAGCGACGCCATAAAGTTCACCTTATACTTGGACTGGTGGGGCAGCAGTGCTGTACCCAGGAAGGCGTAGTCAGAGATATAAGCAGCCACACAGCAATGCATCTTGATGTCGCCTTCCCCTGCAACAGGTCCCAATCCCATCAGCCCTGGGCTCCTGGCTTTTCCAGCTCAGGGCCtgcagggaggtgggggagaaggggGCTGCCATACACAAATGAGTCGTTGTGCAAGGGCACCTGACCCAGGTAGGGGCTTTGTGTGTAAGGATAAAGAAGGACTAAGAGAGGACAGATCTAAGTTAAATGTAAACCCGTTCTTCCCAAGTCTCTCACCCCCAGCTGCTCTCTCTGGTCCTGGAACCAATTTGCACAAAGACATCCATTGTTAACTGCCGACTTAGGTAAGAATATCAGCATGGTAGCTTGCTTCTCCCCAGAAAGGTCCAACAATGGTTCTCATGTTAAAGGGTAAGGGCTCTGGTAAGAGATTAGGAAACAGGCCAAAGAGAGAGTGGTATAGCCAAGCCACAGAGGACAATGAGTGTGGCAAGGCCTAGACTCCTGAACTGCATTCCTCCGAATCGTGGGTCATCTTACCAATGTAGCCCCGGGCACGCACCCAGAACATCTGTTTGGGCTCCAGTGCCTGCAGCTGGGTCAGGGTGGGTGGGTTCACCACCTTGATCTCAATAGGTACCTCCAGGGCAGCAACTCGGTTCAGCCCCACTCGATACTTCTTGTGAAGGTTAGGGTCCCTGGAAGTAAACACAGGAACAAGGACATCCAGGGAGGTGGGGcgtctctctcctgcccctctgaTCCTCACCATTTGCCATGGGGGCTTTGCAAAGCCTCCTCATGGTGCTGACAGAACAATATAGTCTATGAatccccttccctgtcccttccGCCTTGGGCAAGTTAGTCATCTCTCTGAGCCGATTTTTCTCTCCTGAAACATGACAGTAATAATGTGACCTGTCTCATAGCAAACAGACACAGCTAAGGCCTAGGCACTGATCCAAGCACTGCACACGACCACAACTCAAGCCCTGACACAACCTCACATGACAAGTGTGGTCAACTGGTAAGAGATGAGCACAGGAACCCAGGTGGCTTGCTCAGAGCACGAAGGGAGATCTGGTATCAGGCAGTTCATGTATCTAACCACTTCATCACTGTGGACATCCAGAGACCTCCTGATGTGCCTGCATTCTCTAAGCAGTCGGAAGCACTGTGCCGGATGACACCACTTCCATGGAACCCTCAGTACTTAGTAGGCTCTGCCGCTCCCACCCATCAGTCTGGTGGACTGTTCATCTGTACTGTCCACGGTGGCAGCCACTAGCCACATGAGACTGAGAACCTGCAACGTGGCTGCTGTACCCAGAGAACAAGATCAATGAGGGGTGTGGGATGAGGAGCCAGCCTAGCATGCACCAAGCCCTGGggaatttgatccctagcaccacacacacaaaagaactgTTCGTTCTATTTCATAAGCTTAAGGTAGCCTATAGGGTCAGGTACTACCTTATTGAGGAGCACAGTCCTGAATTCAGGCTCCTTTAGcaataatacattatttttatttctgcacaCACGAAGCCTCACACACCCCTACATAGCTAAGTGCCCATACACCTCTTACTGAATTCTCAAAGCAACCTTGAGGTGGGAGTTATGATTAGCTCAAGTCATAACCAAATGTATGGATTTAAGTGGGTAAGCATTGGCTCAAACTCACACAACTATCAGAGACAGAGTCTAGACCTGAATCCTGGCCATTCAGTCTTCTGAACCCACACCCATCCCTCATGCCCTGCTGCTGCCACCCCAGTATCCAACACAAGCAACACAGCTGGAGAAACGACTGCTCCCGTATGAAGAATCTAGGACCATGCGAGGTTGGGGGTGGAAGGTCCCATAGCAGGTAGGTACTAACAGAGGCACAGACCCTGGCCAGAttccgtgtgtgtctgtgtctagaTCCAGAGTCGAAACTTAATTCAAACTTTATTCATTGTGATCTCAGTGAGAAATATGTTACCAAGGAAGAGTCAAAATATTGAGAAGACACTAAAGTGAAGATACTGAGCAGCGGGCCACGTTCTGCAGCAAGGTCCCAGAGGAGGGCCTCATTCTGCTATGCGTTAACTCCAAAGCTGCTGCACCATAGGCCTGAAGCAGGGAGGGCAGCAGCCCAGGACTGGAGGTGGCCAGTTATTTACCAAGTGGTTGTAACAGCCGTTCACTGTTGGATTCAATCGTTTACTGTTGCATTCAAGAACTGAGAATTGAACCAAgggtcaatttttaaaatatctcatttCATTTATTATGGGCAGGTACAAAGAGCATGTGCGTGTTCTATAGCAtgtatgtgaaagtcagagacaacctgtggagtcagttctctactCCCACCTTTACATGggctccagggattgaacccagctCATCAGACTTGTATAGCAAGCACCTCTTCCAGTGAGATGGctgccatctcactggccccaaccaatattttaataacaataaagCTACCCCTTGCCTGTGCTGGCTGAGTGTAAAGCTCTGCCCAAAGCTTTGCATTATGAtcccacatgcacatgtgctaACACTGAAACTGAAGTGGCTCAGAGGCCTCTTGCCCTAGATGCACTGGGTTCTAATATCTCCTTTTTTTTGCTtctatatactgtatataaaatacatttctgtatacatatatatctatatatgcatatagatatatatgtgcatgcagtaTTGCAGATAATGAATCTAGAGTCCTGGGCATGCTATGCACACGCTCTATCAGAGTATACCTCCCAGACCACCACactttgcaagagtagcaagtgctcttaatggctgagccatttcttcagacCACCCccatgtttttgagatagggtctcatgtagccctagCTAAACTGGgactctcagagatccatctgtctctgcctcccaagtgctggtatctAGTTTATACTCAAGACCTACTTAGAGGCTCCCTGGCCCACTCATGAAAAGGAGCCAGAGCTTAAAAACACTGCCCTGGGACTGTATGAAGAAGGGGGCGAGAGAGGTAATGTGGGGACATATAATAGggacatataataaaaatacagtagACACATGCATGAAGCTGTCAAAATGAGACCCATGACTTCATACAACAcacactaattaaaataaaaacgtggattggagagatggctcagcggttaagagcactggttgctcttccagaggtcaagagttcaagtctcaggaaccacatggtggctcacaaccacctataaagggatctgatgccctcttctggcatgtaggtgtgcatgcagacagagcactcctatatttaaacaaatacataaatacatttaaaaataaagagcgGGCAGGCGAGATGGCATGCaggcctgaggacctgggttccatcctccgAGCCCAGgtaaaggtagaaaagagagcAGGCCCCACACAGTCATTCTCCGTCCTCATCTGCTGTGGCATGCacgtgcacagacatacacgccaCACACATCCTCCGTATGCTGTGGaatgcacatgcagacacaaacTCATCACACAcaatactaattttttaaaaggaaatggagaatAGTATAGAAATAATCAGAATGTATCTAAACCGAGTCATCTTAGTactgtcttcttttttatttaaaggcACGGTCTCTCTACATAGAGCTGGATGGCTGGGACtccccatgtagaccaggctaacttgGAACTCTCACAGACTTGCCTGTCTCTACAGGAATGCAGATTATGCCTGGGGCCTAactgtggatttttttgttttttggggttttttttttttggtttttttttcgagacaaggtttctctgtgtagccctggctgtcctcgaactcagaaatccgcctgcctctgcctcccaagtgctgggattaaaggcgtgtgcgccaccactgcccggcctaacTGTGGTTTTTACTATAGGTCAAAGTAGTGCATGTCTTAAGGTCTGGAGTGTGGCTCGGTGGTAGAGCACACCTAGTGCACACTAGGATCCTGGGGTCCCATCCATAAAACCATAAAAactgaagaacaacaacaaaacccacctcTCCGGAGTCCGCAGGCCTCACCTTAAGTACTGGTCAATGAGGGCCTCGTGGTCCAGCAGCTCTTCTGGCGGGGGCACAGAGGGCATGGAGAACTGGTGCTGCAGCGGGCTGGGTTGCATCTGCTGGAAGGAGGCCTGGCAGATGAAGATGGCCTTGCCATGCTGCACGGCCTTCACGGCGCGCACCGAGAAGCTGGCTCCTGTCCGTGTCCTCTCCACGTGGTACAGCACTGGCACCTTCGGGTCCCCTGCAGTGGGCATAAGGGGTACAGTGACCCTAAGTAAATCCACGGGCCATCCTCGTCGTCATCAGTTAGTCAAACAGCCACCTGTGCTCTACTCATCCTGATGTCTTGGTTGGTTGGCTGGGgtctttgctgttgttgttgttttggttgtttttggttttttggggggtttttttggttttttttttttttttttttNNNNNNNNNNNNNNNNNNNNNNNNNNNNNNNNNNNNNNNNNNNNNNNNNNNNNNNNNNNNNNNNNNNNNNNNNNNNNNNNNNNNNNNNNNNNNNNNNNNNNNNNNNNNNNNNNNNNNNNNNNNNNNNNNNNNNNNNNNNNNNNNNNNNNNNNNNNNNNNNNNNNNNNNNNNNNNNNNNNNNNNNNNNNNNNNNNNNNNNNNNNNNNNNNNNNNNNNNNNNNNNNNNNNNNNNNNNNNNNNNNNNNNNNNNNNNNNNNNNNNNNNNNNNNNNNNNNNNNNNNNNNNNNNNNNNNNNNNNNNNNNNNNNNNNNNNNNNNNNNNNNNNNNNNNNNNNNNNNNNNNNNNctcaaactcagaaatccacctgcctctgcctcccaagtgctgggatcaaaggcgtgcgccaccaccgcccggctttttttcCGTTTTTAACAACAGACTTCTCAACATGTGGCTGTCACGTGCTTTTGGCAGACACCCAGACAGGCATGAGAGTGGGCCGTGACTACAGCAGAGGATCAGGGAATGTGCTGGGTGTGCCCGGACTGGAGGCTGTGGGCCTGCGGAAGCTGCAGGTGAACCGTGGAGAAGGGGACACTTAAGTGATTGGTTAGGGACACACATTTGACTTTCTCCACTTGGTACAGTCAGAAACTGGTGAAATTAAGAGAGCTGTCGGTTAAGCTGTCAGTTATTAACCAACTGGCTGTGTGGGGCTGAAGAAGGTGAGTCGGTCACCCTCATGCCTGCTCAGACAAGTGTCCTGCCACTGGGATACACCTCCAGCCCCACGAAGAGTCACTGAAATGACCAGTGCAAGTTAGCCTTTCTCTGTGTATAAATAAATGCCAACCTCTTCTGCCTGCCTGATTGGAacactgtttcttctctttccttctttttcttttttaattaaataatgaattaGTTTATTTGAGTCAGGACCTCACTGTAGCCCTGCAACTTTGTAGAGGATAACAGCCGACTCCCAggcatccgcctgcctctgcctcccaagcgctggcaACTTATTCTACTTTTGAAATGAAGTGGTCCATGATTTTAGAATCAAAACTAAAGCCAATTAATATATTTAGGCACCAGTCCCTAATGCCAACAtgcaggaggttgaggcaggaggattagaatcCCAAGCAAGACTTGGTAATttagcttaaaaacaaacaaaacccagtcgGGCATCTCCTaagctaaaagaatcacaggatgAGAAGGCCAGGGTTGGGCTGGGACGAGGTTCTGTTGGTACAGGACTTGCCTAACATGAAGGAAACCCTGGGTTCTACAGAGCAGCAAAGGTTTGGTggtacctataatcccagcaccaaggagctggaggcaagaagatcagaacATTAGTTAGAGACATCCATGGCTACACAGCAAGCCTGAGGCCAGCAAGGGACACATGAGGCCACCACTCTGCAAGCAGCATGCAAGTGCTGAACTACATCGCCAGCCCAGACCACGAGTTTTCAATGAGAAGTCCCCTGTATCTTGAGCACAGAGCTTGAAGAGTCTAAGAGATCCTACTGAAACATCTCTGGTCCCACCTCCCCTCTGTTTCACAGATGAGCTCAATCTTAGCAAAAGAAGGTAACCTCATTCAAGATTACTGTGCTAATTACTATAAAGCTGAAAATGAATTTCCAAACCTCCTACCTTCTATCCCAATAGCAGTTTACAGCCCTATGAAGACTTAGCAGTCTTGACACTAGAAGAGAATAAAGAATGAAGAGAGCCAGGTATGGAGGTGCAGGCCCTTACTCCAaaacactcaggagccagagacaggcagagcactgtgagttcgaggccaccctggtttgAATGGTGattttcaggccagccaggctatatagtgagaccctgtcaaaagcAAGGACAGTGAAGTGCTCATGAGCTCAGAGGACCCGTGTTTGGTTCCTACtgcctacatggtggctcacaaggcCTAGTAACTCCAAACTCCTGCGTACCCACTGCGTCTTCTGACAGCAGGAGAGCAGCGTGGAGCTCATTTAggcatagacatatacacatgtatccCTCAAAATTaagcaaatacatatatacatatacatattttttataaACGAAGGAAGGTTGGGTATGGTGGCaaatgcccttaatcccagctcttgggaggcagaggcaagcagaaagaatgaagaaggaaCAGAGCCAGGCCTGAGGTCATAAAGgctgaggccagccaggcctacacaatgagaccctatctcaaaatcaaatcaaacaacCAAGAAAGCTCCAGGGAAGACCCACTGAGAGCAGAGAAGCATTGGTCCATGTCATTCAACAGaatatggagctggagaggtggctcagtggttaagagcacagactgctactccagaggtcctgagttcaaatctcagcaacaacgtggtggctcacaaccatctgcaatgggatctgacgccctcttctggagtgtctaaagacagctacagtgtattcacatatataaatcttttttttttaaagagtttaaaaaagaatcagaatATGTACTTAATGAGTCTCAGTGAGTGTGATACGGATGCAGGTTGTTTCCAGATCCTGTCCCAGCCTCCCAAACTGTTGAGGTTGCAGACCTAAAGCCAAGTGATGGGCTCCCTCCCTGCTTTTTCTGGTCCCTGAGATAGAATACAGGCCCCTCCTGGTGCTAGCCAAGTGTGCTAGTACTAAGCTGCATGCTCTGCCCCTTAGGTACCTTTCAGGgaatcatctctctctcccccttcttcatcctcctcgctaattcttctccttcccttgaGTCAGTCTTCAAAgccaggaaagaagaaataaccaCTGGGCTACCAAGTGTGGCTGCAAGCAAGGCGCCAGGGTGCGGGGTTTACCTGCCCGGACAAAGTAGCAGTGCAGGGAGTGGACATGGACGTCTTCACTCACAGACTTGGCTGCAGCCACCAGGGCCTGGCCCATAATCTGACCCCCAAAGAGCCGCTGGGAGGTAGGTACCCAGTAATGCCTTCCTCTGTGGAGAGAGGAAAGTGGAAAAGACTTGAGGGGCGCTGTGAACTCCGTAAGCCTCCAGTAAAGGACCTAAGGTTACTTGGGTTCTTTTTCAGAACCCGAGGGAGGCCACCGAGTCTGCTCTCGAATCTCTTACATCACCGCACAAATCTTTCATCTTCACGTCTACCCAAGCTTTCTGTGGACTTCAGTCACACAGAATGTAAGCGCTAGCTCCCTTGTTTTACAGCAAGAGTACAGGAAGCCTGTCCACACAGTTCAACCCTTACCAACCCTGGGAGGTCTCAAGTCCACAGCTTCCCCGCCCCAAACCAGGGAAAGGGAGAGGCCAGAAGTTTGTTGAGG
It encodes the following:
- the Acot8 gene encoding acyl-coenzyme A thioesterase 8 isoform X2, which produces MSAPEDLGDAHGDADRGDLSGDLRSVLVTSVLNLEPLDEDLYRGRHYWVPTSQRLFGGQIMGQALVAAAKSVSEDVHVHSLHCYFVRAGDPKVPVLYHVERTRTGASFSVRAVKAVQHGKAIFICQASFQQMQPSPLQHQFSMPSVPPPEELLDHEALIDQYLRDPNLHKKYRVGLNRVAALEVPIEIKVVNPPTLTQLQALEPKQMFWVRARGYIGEGDIKMHCCVAAYISDYAFLGTALLPHQSKYKVNFMASLDHSMWFHAPFRADHWMLYECESPWAGGSRGLVHGRLWRRDGVLAVTCAQEGVIRLKPQVSKSKL
- the Acot8 gene encoding acyl-coenzyme A thioesterase 8 isoform X3 yields the protein MSAPEDLGDAHGDADRGDLSGDLRSVLVTSVLNLEPLDEDLYRGRHYWVPTSQRLFGGQIMGQALVAAAKSVSEDVHVHSLHCYFVRAGDPKVPVLYHVERTRTGASFSVRAVKAVQHGKAIFICQASFQQMQPSPLQHQFSMPSVPPPEELLDHEALIDQYLRDPNLHKKYRVGLNRVAALEVPIEIKVVNPPTLTQLQALEPKQMFWVRARGYIGEGDIKMHCCVAAYISDYAFLGTALLPHQSKYKVALEGWCMGGCGVGMGSLL
- the Acot8 gene encoding acyl-coenzyme A thioesterase 8 isoform X1 is translated as MKISTGDPKVPVLYHVERTRTGASFSVRAVKAVQHGKAIFICQASFQQMQPSPLQHQFSMPSVPPPEELLDHEALIDQYLRDPNLHKKYRVGLNRVAALEVPIEIKVVNPPTLTQLQALEPKQMFWVRARGYIGEGDIKMHCCVAAYISDYAFLGTALLPHQSKYKVNFMASLDHSMWFHAPFRADHWMLYECESPWAGGSRGLVHGRLWRRDGVLAVTCAQEGVIRLKPQVSKSKL
- the Snx21 gene encoding sorting nexin-21, whose amino-acid sequence is MASRLLHRLRHALASDGPGEAAAGPEAEQFPESSELEDDDAEGLSSRLSGTLSFTSAEDDPDDEDEDDEAGLDSPPSGDGASGEDAERSPPPDGQRSSQLLARQLQDFWKKSRNTLVPQRLLFEVTSANVVKDPPSKYVLYTLAVMGPGPPDRQPAQISRRYSDFERLHRNLQRQFRGPMSAIAFPRKRLRRNFTAETIARRSRAFEQFLGHLQAVPELRQAPDLQDFFVLPELRRAQSLTCTGLYREALALWANAWQLQTQLGTPSGPDRPLLTLAGLAVCHQELEDPGEARACSEKALQLLGDKRPHPFLAPFLEAHVRLSWRLGLDKRQSEAQLQALQEAGLTSTPPPSLKELLIKEVLD